Proteins from one Oryza sativa Japonica Group chromosome 12, ASM3414082v1 genomic window:
- the LOC4352783 gene encoding auxin response factor 25, with translation MKLSPPASADMPQALPENDGEQRCLNSELWHACAGPLVSLPVVRSRVVYFPQGHSEQVAASTNKEVDAQIPNYPNLPPQLICQLHNVTMHADAETDEVYAQMTLQPLSPEEQKEPFLPMELGAASKQPTNYFCKTLTASDTSTHGGFSVPRRAAEKVFPPLDFSQQPPAQELIARDLHDNEWKFRHIFRGQPKRHLLTTGWSVFVSAKRLVAGDSVIFIWNDNNQLLLGIRRANRQQTVMPSSVLSSDSMHIGLLAAAAHAAATNSRFTIFYNPRASPSEFVIPLAKYVKAVYHTRVSVGMRFRMLFETEESSVRRYMGTITSISDLDSVRWPNSHWRSVKVGWDESTTGDKQPRVSLWEIEPLTTFPMYPSAFPLRLKRPWASGLPMHGMFNGGGNDDFARYSSLMWLRDGNRGTQSLNFQGHGVSPWLQPRIDSPLLGLKPDTYQQMAAAALEEIRYGDPSKQHPATLQYQQTHNLNSGLNSLFASHVLGQVQFQPQQSPLQVVQQGHCQNTGDSGFLQGQLPRLQLHNTQQLLKEQELQQQQRQHVLQEQSSQEMQQQLPSSDHHVADVASESGSAPQAQSSLLSGSSFYNQNLLEGNSDPPLHLHNNFHNFSNQEASNLLILPRSSQLMASDGWPSKRLTLESAVHPEAPSMHPKIEKVNHQGISHFPGAFPPQSARGCSIVQDCRADAENRLLSSSFELQDGMTSIITDANRETDTMAIPLLRYSGADLTTENTLATSNCLGESGTFNPLNNISVNPSQGATFVKVYKSGSLGRSLDISRFSSYCELRSELERLFGLEGQLEDPVRSGWQLVFVDRENDILLVGDDPWQEFANSVWCIKILSPQEVQQLVRGGDGLLSSPGARMQQSNACDDYSASHNMQNIAGNIASVAPLDY, from the exons ATGAAGCTCtctccgccggcgtcggcggatATGCCGCAGGCCTTGCCGGAGAACGACG GGGAACAAAGATGTCTGAACTCGGAGCTGTGGCATGCATGCGCTGGGCCCCTTGTGTCTTTGCCAGTGGTCAGGAGCAGGGTCGTCTACTTTCCACAGGGCCATAGCGAGCAG GTTGCGGCATCAACTAATAAGGAAGTTGATGCTCAAATCCCAAATTATCCAAACTTACCTCCTCAGTTAATCTGCCAGCTTCATAATGTCACCATGCAT GCTGATGCAGAGACAGATGAAGTTTATGCTCAGATGACATTGCAACCATTGAGCCCG GAAGAGCAAAAGGAGCCTTTCCTTCCAATGGAGTTGGGTGCTGCTAGCAAGCAACCCACTAATTACTTCTGCAAGACATTGACTGCAAGTGACACGAGCACTCATGGTGGTTTCTCTGTTCCCCGCCGGGCAGCTGAGAAAGTCTTCCCTCCACTA GATTTTTCACAGCAGCCTCCGGCACAGGAGCTGATTGCAAGAGATTTGCATGATAATGAATGGAAATTTCGCCATATATTTCGTG GTCAGCCTAAAAGGCATCTCCTGACAACAGGCTGGAGTGTGTTTGTGAGTGCGAAAAGACTAGTAGCAGGAGACTCTGTTATATTTATCTG GAATGATAACAATCAACTTCTTTTGGGAATACGTCGTGCAAATCGCCAACAGACTGTTATGCCCTCTTCCGTGTTGTCAAGCGATAGCATGCATATAGGTCTTCTTGCAGCAGCAGCTCATGCTGCAGCCACAAATAGTCGCTTCACTATTTTCTATAACCCCAG GGCTAGCCCTTCTGAATTTGTGATTCCATTGGCCAAGTATGTGAAAGCTGTTTACCACACACGTGTATCTGTTGGAATGCGTTTTAGAATGCTTTTCGAGACAGAGGAGTCAAGTGTCAGGCG ATACATGGGTACAATCACCAGCATAAGTGATCTAGATTCAGTGCGCTGGCCAAACTCACACTGGCGTTCTGTTAAG GTTGGTTGGGATGAGTCCACCACTGGTGATAAACAGCCAAGGGTTTCTCTTTGGGAGATTGAGCCTTTGACAACCTTTCCGATGTACCCCAGTGCTTTTCCTTTAAGACTTAAGCGTCCGTGGGCTTCAGGACTGCCTATGCATGGCATGTTCAATG GTGGGGGAAATGACGATTTTGCACGCTATTCTTCTCTCATGTGGCTTCGAGACGGAAATAGAGGAACCCAGTCCCTGAATTTTCAAGGACATGGAGTCTCACCATGGCTTCAGCCAAGAATAGATTCTCCATTGCTGGGCCTTAAGCCAGACACGTACCAGCAAATGGCTGCAGCAGCACTGGAAGAAATTCGATATGGGGACCCTTCAAAGCAGCATCCAGCTACTCTGCAATACCAACAGACTCATAATCTGAACAGTGGATTAAATTCTCTGTTTGCAAGCCATGTTCTAGGGCAGGTGCAGTTTCAACCTCAGCAGTCACCCCTGCAAGTTGTTCAGCAAGGCCATTGTCAGAACACTGGTGACTCTGGGTTCCTTCAAGGTCAGCTTCCACGGCTGCAGTTGCATAACACTCAGCAGCTGCTAAAGGAGCAAgagttgcagcagcagcaaagacAGCATGTTTTACAAGAGCAATCTAGTCAAGAGATGCAACAGCAGCTCCCATCTAGTGATCATCATGTTGCTGATGTAGCTTCTGAGTCTGGATCTGCTCCTCAGGCACAATCATCATTGCTTAGTGGATCATCATTCTACAATCAGAACCTCTTAGAAGGAAATAGTGATCCCCCTTTACATCTACACAACAATTTCCACAACTTCTCTAACCAGGAAGCCTCAAACCTTCTTATTTTGCCTCGAAGTAGCCAATTAATGGCATCAGATGGGTGGCCTTCAAAGCGATTAACTTTAGAATCTGCTGTTCATCCTGAAGCTCCGTCCATGCACCCCAAGATTGAGAAAGTAAATCACCAGGGTATATCTCATTTTCCTGGCGCCTTTCCACCACAATCAGCAAGAGGCTGTTCCATCGTCCAGGATTGCAGGGCAGATGCTGAGAACCGCCTACTTTCATCATCATTTGAACTCCAGGATGGCATGACAAGCATCATAACTGATGCTAACAGAGAAACTGATACTATGGCCATACCTTTGTTGAGATATAGTGGTGCAGATTTGACAACTGAAAACACCTTAGCAACCTCCAATTGTTTAGGTGAATCTGGAACGTTCAATCCTCTTAATAACATATCTGTAAATCCATCACAAGGAGCAACCTTTGTGAAG GTTTACAAATCAGGGTCCCTTGGGAGATCACTTGACATCTCCAGATTCAGCAGCTACTGCGAGTTACGTAGTGAGCTTGAGCGTCTCTTTGGTCTTGAAGGCCAACTGGAGGACCCTGTAAGATCAGGCTGGCAGCTTGTATTTGTCGACCGGGAAAATGACATTCTTCTCGTCGGCGACGATCCATGGCA ggagTTTGCAAATAGCGTATGGTGCATCAAAATACTCTCGCCACAGGAGGTGCAGCAGTTGGTTCGTGGTGGAGACGGCCTTCTGTCCTCACCTGGAGCAAGGATGCAGCAGAGCAATGCCTGCGACGACTATTCTGCAAGCCACAACATGCAGAATATCGCCGGAAACATTGCATCTGTAGCGCCTCTGGACTACTGA
- the LOC4352783 gene encoding auxin response factor 25 isoform X1: MHALGPLCLCQWSGAGSSTFHRAIASSSVQVAASTNKEVDAQIPNYPNLPPQLICQLHNVTMHADAETDEVYAQMTLQPLSPEEQKEPFLPMELGAASKQPTNYFCKTLTASDTSTHGGFSVPRRAAEKVFPPLDFSQQPPAQELIARDLHDNEWKFRHIFRGQPKRHLLTTGWSVFVSAKRLVAGDSVIFIWNDNNQLLLGIRRANRQQTVMPSSVLSSDSMHIGLLAAAAHAAATNSRFTIFYNPRASPSEFVIPLAKYVKAVYHTRVSVGMRFRMLFETEESSVRRYMGTITSISDLDSVRWPNSHWRSVKVGWDESTTGDKQPRVSLWEIEPLTTFPMYPSAFPLRLKRPWASGLPMHGMFNGGGNDDFARYSSLMWLRDGNRGTQSLNFQGHGVSPWLQPRIDSPLLGLKPDTYQQMAAAALEEIRYGDPSKQHPATLQYQQTHNLNSGLNSLFASHVLGQVQFQPQQSPLQVVQQGHCQNTGDSGFLQGQLPRLQLHNTQQLLKEQELQQQQRQHVLQEQSSQEMQQQLPSSDHHVADVASESGSAPQAQSSLLSGSSFYNQNLLEGNSDPPLHLHNNFHNFSNQEASNLLILPRSSQLMASDGWPSKRLTLESAVHPEAPSMHPKIEKVNHQGISHFPGAFPPQSARGCSIVQDCRADAENRLLSSSFELQDGMTSIITDANRETDTMAIPLLRYSGADLTTENTLATSNCLGESGTFNPLNNISVNPSQGATFVKVYKSGSLGRSLDISRFSSYCELRSELERLFGLEGQLEDPVRSGWQLVFVDRENDILLVGDDPWQEFANSVWCIKILSPQEVQQLVRGGDGLLSSPGARMQQSNACDDYSASHNMQNIAGNIASVAPLDY, encoded by the exons ATGCATGCGCTGGGCCCCTTGTGTCTTTGCCAGTGGTCAGGAGCAGGGTCGTCTACTTTCCACAGGGCCATAGCGAGCAG TTCTGTGCAGGTTGCGGCATCAACTAATAAGGAAGTTGATGCTCAAATCCCAAATTATCCAAACTTACCTCCTCAGTTAATCTGCCAGCTTCATAATGTCACCATGCAT GCTGATGCAGAGACAGATGAAGTTTATGCTCAGATGACATTGCAACCATTGAGCCCG GAAGAGCAAAAGGAGCCTTTCCTTCCAATGGAGTTGGGTGCTGCTAGCAAGCAACCCACTAATTACTTCTGCAAGACATTGACTGCAAGTGACACGAGCACTCATGGTGGTTTCTCTGTTCCCCGCCGGGCAGCTGAGAAAGTCTTCCCTCCACTA GATTTTTCACAGCAGCCTCCGGCACAGGAGCTGATTGCAAGAGATTTGCATGATAATGAATGGAAATTTCGCCATATATTTCGTG GTCAGCCTAAAAGGCATCTCCTGACAACAGGCTGGAGTGTGTTTGTGAGTGCGAAAAGACTAGTAGCAGGAGACTCTGTTATATTTATCTG GAATGATAACAATCAACTTCTTTTGGGAATACGTCGTGCAAATCGCCAACAGACTGTTATGCCCTCTTCCGTGTTGTCAAGCGATAGCATGCATATAGGTCTTCTTGCAGCAGCAGCTCATGCTGCAGCCACAAATAGTCGCTTCACTATTTTCTATAACCCCAG GGCTAGCCCTTCTGAATTTGTGATTCCATTGGCCAAGTATGTGAAAGCTGTTTACCACACACGTGTATCTGTTGGAATGCGTTTTAGAATGCTTTTCGAGACAGAGGAGTCAAGTGTCAGGCG ATACATGGGTACAATCACCAGCATAAGTGATCTAGATTCAGTGCGCTGGCCAAACTCACACTGGCGTTCTGTTAAG GTTGGTTGGGATGAGTCCACCACTGGTGATAAACAGCCAAGGGTTTCTCTTTGGGAGATTGAGCCTTTGACAACCTTTCCGATGTACCCCAGTGCTTTTCCTTTAAGACTTAAGCGTCCGTGGGCTTCAGGACTGCCTATGCATGGCATGTTCAATG GTGGGGGAAATGACGATTTTGCACGCTATTCTTCTCTCATGTGGCTTCGAGACGGAAATAGAGGAACCCAGTCCCTGAATTTTCAAGGACATGGAGTCTCACCATGGCTTCAGCCAAGAATAGATTCTCCATTGCTGGGCCTTAAGCCAGACACGTACCAGCAAATGGCTGCAGCAGCACTGGAAGAAATTCGATATGGGGACCCTTCAAAGCAGCATCCAGCTACTCTGCAATACCAACAGACTCATAATCTGAACAGTGGATTAAATTCTCTGTTTGCAAGCCATGTTCTAGGGCAGGTGCAGTTTCAACCTCAGCAGTCACCCCTGCAAGTTGTTCAGCAAGGCCATTGTCAGAACACTGGTGACTCTGGGTTCCTTCAAGGTCAGCTTCCACGGCTGCAGTTGCATAACACTCAGCAGCTGCTAAAGGAGCAAgagttgcagcagcagcaaagacAGCATGTTTTACAAGAGCAATCTAGTCAAGAGATGCAACAGCAGCTCCCATCTAGTGATCATCATGTTGCTGATGTAGCTTCTGAGTCTGGATCTGCTCCTCAGGCACAATCATCATTGCTTAGTGGATCATCATTCTACAATCAGAACCTCTTAGAAGGAAATAGTGATCCCCCTTTACATCTACACAACAATTTCCACAACTTCTCTAACCAGGAAGCCTCAAACCTTCTTATTTTGCCTCGAAGTAGCCAATTAATGGCATCAGATGGGTGGCCTTCAAAGCGATTAACTTTAGAATCTGCTGTTCATCCTGAAGCTCCGTCCATGCACCCCAAGATTGAGAAAGTAAATCACCAGGGTATATCTCATTTTCCTGGCGCCTTTCCACCACAATCAGCAAGAGGCTGTTCCATCGTCCAGGATTGCAGGGCAGATGCTGAGAACCGCCTACTTTCATCATCATTTGAACTCCAGGATGGCATGACAAGCATCATAACTGATGCTAACAGAGAAACTGATACTATGGCCATACCTTTGTTGAGATATAGTGGTGCAGATTTGACAACTGAAAACACCTTAGCAACCTCCAATTGTTTAGGTGAATCTGGAACGTTCAATCCTCTTAATAACATATCTGTAAATCCATCACAAGGAGCAACCTTTGTGAAG GTTTACAAATCAGGGTCCCTTGGGAGATCACTTGACATCTCCAGATTCAGCAGCTACTGCGAGTTACGTAGTGAGCTTGAGCGTCTCTTTGGTCTTGAAGGCCAACTGGAGGACCCTGTAAGATCAGGCTGGCAGCTTGTATTTGTCGACCGGGAAAATGACATTCTTCTCGTCGGCGACGATCCATGGCA ggagTTTGCAAATAGCGTATGGTGCATCAAAATACTCTCGCCACAGGAGGTGCAGCAGTTGGTTCGTGGTGGAGACGGCCTTCTGTCCTCACCTGGAGCAAGGATGCAGCAGAGCAATGCCTGCGACGACTATTCTGCAAGCCACAACATGCAGAATATCGCCGGAAACATTGCATCTGTAGCGCCTCTGGACTACTGA